In the Natrinema sp. CBA1119 genome, AACGGGAGTTCGACGTTCATATAATGATAGGCGAAGCTAACTCCCTTAACGCTTTTCCTAGGCGGCCGATGAGGTTGCTCGCCGCGTCAGAACACGTCGTTTGCGTCGAGGCGACCGTCGCGGACGACTCCTCGGGCGGTTACCTCCTCGCCGAGACCGACGTCAGCGTCGGTCGCGATGCTCATGGTCGTTTCGCCGTCGTCGAGCACGATCGGGTCACCCGCCTGCACGACGACGCCGGTGAACTCGCGTTCCTCGCCGTCGGACGGTTCCTCCGAGTCGGTCCCAGCGTCGGTACTGGCGCTATCGTCAGTGGCGTCACTCGAGGCGCTCGAGGAGGTGCTCACACCGGCGTCGCTCTCGTCCGCGTCTCCGTCGTCACCGGCGAAGGCGGAGAGGCCGGCGTTCTCGTCGCTCGAGTCGCTCGTATCGCCCCCGGACTCGCCAGTGCCGGACGAGTCGGATTCGAGGACCGTGATCGTCGACTGCCAGCCCGCGGAGGCCTCGAGATCGTCCTGCCAGCCGTCCTGGATCTCAACGTCGCCGAGTGCGACCTCGTCGCCCGGACCCACGTCGATGTCGGCTTTCTCGCCCCACAGCGCGACGCGGATGTCGCCGGTCGCGTCCTGAACGCGGATGTTCCGGACCTGTCCCTCCGAGCCGTCGTCGCGGTCGAACGTTCGCTTGGGATCGGCCGAGCGAACGACGCCGGCGATGTCGACCATCTGATCGATCTCGAGATCCTCGATCGGCGTGCTCTCGGGGACGTACTCGACCGCCTCGTCGACTTCCTCGACGGCACCGCGGTTGCCGACGTGGAGTTCTAGCTGTCCGTCGCGGTCCTTGACGTAGCCGTCGATCACTTCGACGGTCGTCCCGGCCTCGAGTTCAGTTGCGAGATCGGCCTGCTCGTCCCACAGGGTCACGCGGATGCGACCGGTCGAATCGCCGAGGACGAGGTTCGAGACCTTCCCCTCCGAGCCGTCGTCGCGGTCGAACGTCCGCACGCTGTCGGTGTCCAGAAGCAGGCCGACGAGGTTGACGTTCGAGAGACCGAGCGAGAGGTCCTCGACGGTGTACGTATCGGAGACCTGCACGTCGATCTCGGTATCGTCGTCGGGTTGGACGTCGTCCACGCTGATTTCGACGCCGGAAAAGCCCTCCTTGGGTCGGCCCTTGATCCGCAGGACCTGTCCCTCCTCGAGTTCCTCGATGGCGGCCTGGGCGTGGTCGTCCCAGAACGCCGCTCGCACGGACCCGGTCTCGTCCGCCACCTCGACGTTGACGACCTGCCCGTCCTCGTCCTCACCGTCGCGCTCGAACGTGCGCACCTCGCCGATCGAGAGCACCTTGGCGACGAACTTCGCCTCCTCCATCCCGGGTTCGATATCGGCGATGCCGCCGACCTCGCTCTCGCCGACTTCGTGAGCGATGAGCATCGCCGCCGTCTCCTCGTCAGCGAGTCCCCCCATCTGCTCGACTTTCGCCTCGACGGCCTCGCGAAACTCCTCGAGAGAAACGTCGGCCTCGAGGTCCTCATATACGCCCTCGATGTCGCTCATTCTATGCTCGTGCATGGGTAGGTCGCGCATAAACGTTGCCAATTCGTCGATACTGGTTCGTCGATACTGGTCGTCCCGGTTCGCGCTCGCGTCCCCTCCGACCGCGGGGCCGGCGGCGTCGAATACCCGAGGTTCGACCGATGAGGACGGGGCCAGTCGGACCGCGTTTCGACGAATCAGCGCGGCGACGCGTTTCTGTGTCGGTCCGGGCCTCGAGACGATCACGTCGGTCCTCGAGTCGGTGACGGCTCTCGAACATGCTTCATGCTGGCCGCGCCTTGTGGCTTAAACTACAGGATGGACACGGCTCGGTGGCAGTCAATTGGTGGATCCGGTTCGCCAACCGGGGCGAACGGTGCGATCCGCTGGGTCCCCGAAGTCCGCATTTGACGCGAGAAACCGCGAGCGGAGGGACCTCACAGCGATGGTTCCGCGTGTCGAACGTCGACGTCCTCGATCTCGCCTGGATCCGAGAGGACGAGCACCCCGCTATATTCGACGGAGCCGATACAGAAGTAACATCCGTCACTGTCCTCCGGCTCGAGGCCGACGGTAACGACCAGTGTCTCGTCTTCGACGTGTGTCGACTCTAGGACCGCCCGATAACAGGGCGTCGGGGAACTGGTTGCTCCCGAAAACGAGACGAGCGAACGCTGCCGTCGCACCTCGGACTCATCGATGTCCTGGTTCCCGCACTGCGACGCGGTAGTGCGTATCTGCGAGAACTCGACGGAATCGGTTTCCGCCGATGTCCCGTCGCCGTCGCTGGAGCGGTCCTCGTCGGCGGCGGCCGCTGTGCCTGCGCCGACTATCGTCGCAGTCGTAGCCGATACGGTCCGGATGATGGAACGCCGTGTTCGTGCCATGGTGAGTATCGTCCCGGGCCCGCCACCCGGAACAATGGTAAATTCAGTGATTTGCTATTTGATTTTTGTTCCTCAGTTATGAATGTGTATTTCCGACGAGCTGGGGGCGTCGATCATCGCCGACAGCTATTGCAGGACGGCTGGCGGTCAAATCCGCCGGTAGACGGAACGCCAGCAGTTCACCTGCGGACCTGCGGCCGGCTGAGCGATCGAACGTGCCGCATGCGGTCCGCTCTCCAACGGGACCGAAGCCCGCTCCGAAGCCGACCGATCTCGAGACGAGCACGATGGATGCTTCGAAGACGGGACGGACGATTAGAAGTACAGCGCGTTGATCCGGTCCGCCGTCCGGATCGCCAGCGCCTGTCCGGTGTTCGTCGGGTTCGGCCCGCCGAGGCCGTTCGCGAGCGCGCTGTGGTCGCCGACGAACAGCCGATCGACGTCGTCTGCCTCGCAGTTCTCGTCGACGACTTTCCCCATCCGCATCGAACTCTGCATGTGCAACAACAGCGGCGGCGCGTCGGCGCGGTGGACGTGCTCGGCGCCGGCGGCCTGCAGGAGTTCCGCGGCGGTCGTCGCGAGCCGATCGCGCTTCGCGGAGTCGTCGGGATGGGGATCCCACGAGACGTCGGCGACCGGTCCGTGCTCGTCGACGGTCTCCTCGTCGACCGAGACGCCGTTTTCCTGCCGCGGCAGGTCGTCGGTGAGGATCAAGATTGCCAGCGTCCGCCGGTAGTCGGCCATCCGTCGTTTGAGCTCCTCGCCGGCGAGCCGGCCGCGGCTATCCCACGGCGCGTCCGGTTCGACGTCGGCGTCGAAGGCGTAACCCGCCCGACTGAACGAGTAGCTCTGGAAGGCGGCGATTCCCGGCGTCCCGCCGACCATCTCGAAGCAGCCGACCCCCGGCTCGTCGTACCGCGCGGCCGCGTTGTGGCCGACGTAGGGATCGATCGTCCGCTGCCCGGTCAGTTCCTCGAGCGTGTCGCTGTCGAAGGAACCGACGACGAAGTCGAACCAGTGTGTGGTCAGTCCCGCGCCGACCCAGCCGTTGTCCGGCAGGCCGGAGTTGAGCCACAACCGCGGGGTCTCGATGCAGCCGGCGGCCATCACGACCGCGTCCGCGTCGATCGAGCCGGTCTCGCCGGACCACGTGTCGCGGTACTCGACGCCGATCGCTTCGAGACTCCCCGCGAACGACTGCGTTCGCACGTTCGTAACGAACGTGTTGGGTCGGATCGTCACGTTGCTCGTCTCGAGCGCGCGGGGAACGAAACTCACGTTGCTCGATTTCCGGGATTTCTCCGCGACCGGCGCCTCGAGCGGCGTGGGCGCGCCCTGATAGTGGTCGCCGGCAAGGGTATCGCCCTCGACGTGGGGGTAGGTGAACGGCCCGTCGTAGTCGGGGTCGCGGAGCCTCTCGTCCGGCTGGGAGACGGCGTTTGGCTGCGGTCGGTAGCCCGCTTCCGTGACGTTCAACTGGTCGAGGAGGTCGTGACCCGCTTCCTTCGCACCTTCGAAGAACACCGCCTCCTTCGCGGTCGTCGGCGCCGGGTGGACGTCACAGATCTCCTCGTTCACCTGGTAGTAGGGCACCAGTTCCTCGTAGTCGATCGGCCAGTGGTCCTGCGCTCGGAACGCGAAGGGGTACGCCCGCGGGTGGTTGCCGAAGTAATGCAGCGTCGTCCCGCCGACGCCGGCGAGCTGGGAGATGTACATGGGCCGGTCCGTCGATCGGTCCCACGCCGATCGGTCGCGATCCGCGGGACCGAACCGGAACTTCCCGCCGTTGGAGTCGTTCGTCGCGTTCTCGCGTCGATCGAGTTGCTCGTCCATCAGCGGGCCGCTCAGATCGGCGGGGTCCGAACTCGCCGTACCGCCGGACTCGTCGTGCGGGTTCTGCCAATTCTCGTTGCCGTGCCACGGCCCCGCCTCGAGAACGAGAACGTCGATATCGTGCTGGCCGAGCCGCCAGGCCAGTGCCGGTCCGTCGCCGCCCGCGCCGATGACGATGACGTCTGGATCGTGTATCATCTCTATCGCCTCAGTAGTCGTTCTCCCGAAATTCGCTCACTTCGAAGCCGCGATGGCCGGCGTACCCCGGTGCCGGGCCGGGATACCCGGTCTGTCGTCGACTCTGTACCTGATCGACTGGCGTCTCGAGTGCGCGCTGGGACGGCGGTGCGGTTTTGGTCTCTCCGTAGCCGGCCCACTCGCTGTAGTAGCCAAGCGCCGTGAGGATGTGCGTCGTCATGACGACGCCCGGGAGCGTCTCCGGAGCCGCGACGAGTTCCGAGAGCTCGGCCTCGCGGACGGCAACCGGGGCGCCCCCGGAGAGCCACTCGAAGCACCGGAGGCGGTCCCGTCGCGACAACCAGGAGAACGTACCGCCCGCGGTGAACGCCGAGTCGGGACCGACGTTGTCCTCGTGTCGGTCCTGCGCGACGAATTCGAGTGCGATACCGTCGAAACAGGCCGCGAACACCGGTGCGTACGGATAGTTCACCGAGTGGTCCGCGACGGACGTCTCCGCGGTCTCGATCGCGTATCCGACCGTCACCGGCCCCGTCTCGGAGCCGGTGTAACCGACGCCGATTCCGATCCGTCGGAGCGCCCCGAATACGGCGTCGACGTCGGTCAGCCCGAGCCGGTCGAGCCGCTTACGGGTCGACTGCGAGTGGTCGCTGCGAACGTCATCGACGATCGTTTTGAGATCCTCCTCGCCATGATCGATGCTGAGCGCCCGCGCGACCTGCCACGAGAGCCCCTCCGCTCGCATCTCATCGGCGTTGTTGTAGTTCCAGATCAGGAATCGCTCGAGGTCGACGGCCAGCCCGCCTGGTTCGTGTTCTGGACCGAGTTCGTCGGCTAGCGCCGGTGTTTCCGGGACGATCGCGTCGACGACTGCGCGGAACGTGTCCCGCGTGTGCGGGTCCGCCTCGAGATCCTCGAGACCGGTCGAATCCTGTGCGGTTACCGCCGGTAGCCCCGATAGCGACGCGACACCGGCACCGCCGATTCCGCCGAGTACCGACCGGCGGGAGACCGTCTCGTCAGTATCGTCCTCGCCTGTCATTCTACTTCCGACGCCAACATCCACCCAATTAAATATTTCCATGTGGAGTCATAAAATAACATTCAATGGGTCGCAAGATACCAGCTGACACGTCCGAGAGAGGACGACGGTTTGAGACCGGCGACCGTCTCGAGGAGCCGTAATTGACGCCACAACGGCCACGAAAGTCCGGGGCGGCAACGGGAGCCTTTCGAAAGGGCTTTAATGTCCACGCAGTTACGAAGAGATGAGTCCTGGTAGGGTAGTGGACTATCCTCTTGGCTTGCGGAGCCAGGGACCGGAGTTCAAATCTCCGTCAGGACGTTTCTGCCGACACCAAACCGCGAGCGACGCGTGGCGCGTTAGCGCCACGAAAAGCGAACGGCGAAGCCGTGAGCAGCGAGCGGTTGGTGTCGGCGAAACTCCCCGGAGATTTGAGCAGGGAAGTCGCAGCGCGACCGAAGGGAGCGACCGTCTTCCCGTGTTCAAATCTCCGTCAAGACGCTCACTCCTAACGAGTGCTTCGCGTTGCTCAGCACTCGCTTCGTCGTTCGGTCCTGACGTGCCTCACGCTCACTTCGTTCGCGTGAGACTCCGTCAGGACGGTTCTCTCCAATACGAAATCGCGAGTGGAACGTGGCACGGTAGCGCCACGGAACAGCGAGCGTCTGCTATCGAAGAACTCGGGCTATCAGTTCGTCGCGACGAACGGTCCGGCGACGTTCTCGCCGAAGCTCTGTGAGAGATAGTAGCCACTGCAAGTCACTGCACACCTGCTCGCACGACAGTAGCGCGGTTCGGAGCGAGCGCGGTTCGGAGCGAACGGAGTGAGCGAGAACCGCGGGAATGCGAACGGCGAGCGAAGCGAGCCGTGAGCGAGCACCGCGAGCGAGAACCGCGGACTGTGCGATCAGTGTGTAAATAGCTGCAGTTGTTACTATAGCCGCGGTCGCGAACTGAGAGCACCTACATATCGGCGGTGACGAGGGTATCCTGCCTTTTTCGTGAGCACAACCGTCCCTTCCACCCGCACGCGGATGCGCACAAGTAACGCTGATGGGCTCTGAAGTCGTCCCGGCACGCTTTGAGTGCACGCGTTGGCGCCCTCAGGCGACGATCGGTGACTGTTGCAGAAATGAAACGGAATGAAATAGTATGTTTCCCATATGAATCGGTTTAATTGTAAAATATATAGGACGGCTACCGCACCGTAGAAATGTGTGCACAAAAACACGAGACGACGATTCTTGACGGGATGTGCAACGACTATCGCAGCCAGTGGCGTACTCGCGGGGTCAGGGAGTGCAGCTTCGACGACCGACGCGGGAGGTGAGCTCCCGCCGCAACCACCAGAGGCTGTGGCAGGCTGGTCCGCCGCTCGAGGCGGATACGGAAACACGGCCGCGGTCGGCTCCGACCACGGATTCGGCGACGGGTTCGATTTCGACGCGCTCGAGGTCGACTGGACGGCCGACGCCGGGGGATTGCCGGTCGTCGACGACGGTATCGTCTATCTCCCGGTGGAGGGGGCGGTGCACGCGCTCGATGCCGCCGACGGGTCACTCGAGTGGCGAAGCGAGGACGTCGGTGCCAGCGAACCGCCGACGGTCGCGTACGGGACCGTCTTCGTGAGCGGCGAGCGGGGCGTCACCGCGCTCGATGCCGCAAACGGGGACGTTCGATGGCAAACCTCGGTCTCTGACGCCGCCACCGATTCCGACGCTGACGAACCCGCCGTCTCGCCGCCGACGGTCGCGTTCGAGCGGGTCTATGTCTCCGCCGACGGCGGGCTGTCCGCGATCGACTGTGAGACCGGCGAGATCGACTGGCGTTGCGACTCGGTCACCGTGACCATCGGCGATCCCTGGGAAGAACAGAACGAAGTCGACCGAACGATCGAGGGGGGAGTGGCGGCCACCGACGAGTGCGTCTTCGTGCTCGCCGAAGCGGGAACGATCGTCGGTCTCGATCCGCTGACGGGCGAGCAGGGGCTGACGCTCGATACATATTATTATTACCTGTACGACCTCGTGGCGACCGACGAGCGGGTATTCGTTCGAACCGAGTCAGAGGAGGTCGTCGCCTACGATTCGACGACCGGCGAGCGCGAGGAGGGATGGAGCGGCGGGATCCGCCGACTCGCCGTCCGCGGGGAGACGCTGGTCTTCGTCACGGGATACGAACTCGTCGCAATCGACCTCGAGAGCGGCGACGAGCGGTGGTCCGTGGGGAAGTACTCGCACAGTATCGGCGATCCCGTGATCGCCTGCAACGCAGTCCTCGTCAGCTTCGGGTTACAGGGCGGTGAGTACGAAAACTCGCTCGTCGCGTTCGATCTCGACGACGGCAGCGAGCAGTGGATCTTCTCGCGAACGGAGAGCGCGTTCGTGGGAGGGGGGTGTGCGGTCGCCGGTAGAACGATCTACATCGACGATGGCGGGCTGACCACGATTCGCGCAAACGAGGGCGAACGCGACGAGGGAGACGAGGAAGCGGAGGGAGACACGGGAGACGACGAACGCAGTGAAACCGACGGTCCGAATTCGAACAGTACGGATGAGGTGCAGGCCGGATCGGACAACACCGAAGATGGCGGAGAGACCGATGTCCAGAACGAGAGTGACGACCCAGAAACCGACGGAGAACAGCGAACCCGATACATGCTACGGGCGATGTGGAGCTGGATATCGTAGCGAGGGAGTTCCCCTCGGCGAACCCGGCGGGGCCGAAGCCGCACCGATCGCGCCTCCGCTTCGGGAAGCGATCCGCAGTAGTTGACGGTGAGGAATGACGGGGGTCCGCACGTGCCGTTAGAACACTCGAGCCCGACTTCCTCGAGCCGGCGTACCCTCTCTCGAGGGTGAAACTGGGTGAGAGGAGTAAGCCCCCTTCTGTTCGGCCCGGCATTCGGCTGAGCGTCCGCGCCGTCCGCGGCGAGGCCGCGGGGTGTTCGGGCTACCACGGCGCGGACTTGCACCGGTGAGGATTCGCCGTTCCATCGATCCTCGGCCAGCAGTGGTGGTCGATCACGCCGAGCGTGATCCGCGGATTCAAACCGCGAGCGATATGCGGCCACGCGCGGCTCGCGGCTATCGCCGCTCGCCTCTCGGCGGTTCTCGCGCCAAAGGCGCTCCGAACCGCCCTCCCTCTGCGGGTCAACTCCCCTTCCTCTCGGTCGGGTTCGCACGCATCATCGGTCTGGCCGAGACGTGTCGTTTCTGTTCCAGAGCCAGCGGTCTCCCGCTCCGGACTTGCGTCCGGTCACCCGCCCGAACGGGTGGGGGGACTTTCCTCGCGAGCGTTGCGCGTCCCGGGGGGGACGGGCAACGTTAGAGCGTGATGCATCCCGAAGGGATGGATCACGTTGTGAGCGTGGACCGACTCGAGTCGCTCCACGTTATGAGCGTGGGGCGTCCCGGAGGGACGGCCCACGCCAGGTGGTCGCGCCGTCGCCGGCGGGACCATCGCGGCAGCCAGGCTCTCTCTCCCACCGTTTCTTGGGGCGTCGATCGAATAAGTCCCCCGGTTGAAGACACGAAAAGCGGCCCGTGACGAATGGAAGCGTTTTAGGACGACTATCCCCTTGTCCATCTGTATGTCCCAGGGACAGGGCGTCGACCTTTCCTACGAGGACGGTGCGCGCGCGGTCGAACTCGCGCGTGAATCCGTCGACTCCTACGTACGACACGGGCAGCGAGAACAACCAGGCAGCATGCGCGAGGCCTTCTACGAGCGGACCGGTGCGTTCGTCCGCCTCGAGTCGACCCGCGGCCGGGGGAGCCTGCGGGGCTGTGCGGGTGGCTACCACTCGGACGACCAGCTCGGCCACGTCATCGTGGACGCCGCGATCGAGGCCGCCAGCGAGGACTCCTGTGGCTCGGAGGTGAGCCCCTCAGAGCTCCCGAACCTGACGGTTTCGGTCTGTACCGTCAGGAACGTGTTGCTGACGGACGACCCGCTGGCCGATCTCGAGCTCGGCACCCACGGCGTTGCCATCGACGGCGGCGGCGAGGGCGGCTGGATGTATCCGACGGTGCCGGTCGAGAACGAGTGGAGCGCCCGCGAGTATCTCGATCGAACCTGCCGAAAAGCCAAGCTCTCGCCGGGCGCGTGGCAGAACGACGACGTCATCGTCACGCTGTTCGAAGGACAGGTCTTCCGCGAGCGGAAGGCCGACGGAAGCATCGAAGAACTGTAACGGACGACTCGGTTCTGTTATTTTCTCCGCCGAGCGATTGCCCTGTCACCAGGGCTGGCGGTGCTGTCAGTCGCTCATCAATCCGATCGCGACGGCTGATTCACGCAACCGATCGCGGCGATTGGTCGGGTCCTCGAGTATCCACTCGAGTAGACCGCTCGTTCAGCGATAGTCTGTGAAAGTCGTGCTCGAGTTCTGGGCCGGCCGATCGGCTACCGATCGACTGCGGGCGTCGACCGGTCGAAGCCGACTGCCTCGGCGTCGGCCAGACACCGCTCGCTGGCCGCCTCGAGGTTGAACTCCCGGACGATCTCGCCGTCCCGAATCAGCGGCTCGAACAGCGCCTCGCCCTCGTCGGGGCCGTCGCGGTCGGCCAGTGCGACGTGGTGGCCGCCATCGGCGGTCCGGTAGACTTCCTTGACGCCGGAGAGTTTGCCGCGTTTGGAGATGGGGTCGCCCTCTATTTCGACGATATCGAGACTGAAGTCGACCGAGTCGGCACCCGTGATGTGGCTGCCGACGCCGAAGCCGTCGGCGATGTCGCGCAGCGGGCGGATGGTTTCGGGCTTGAGGCCGCCGCTACAGAAGATGTCGACGTCCTCGTGACCGCGAGCGTCGAGTTCCCAGCGGACTTCGCGGATGATGTGCCGGAAGTCGCCGCGCCGGGAACTCGTGGTATCGATGCGAACGCCGTCGAGATCGTCGCCGAGCGTCTCGGCTGCCAGCAGGCTCTCGCTCTTCTCGTCCCAGAAGGTGTCGACCAGCGCGATCCGAGGCACCTCCTCGCCGACGGCTTCGTCGAACGCCGTCCACGCCTCGGCCTGGTTGCCCTCGCCGAAGCAGAACATGAGCGCGTGGGGCATCGTCCCGCCCGCCTCTCGACCCAGAATCTCGCCCGCCGCGACGTGGGAGAAGCCGTCGAGACCCGCGAGCAACGCGGCTCGCTCGACCGTCGTCGCGATCGAGGGATGGACGTGGCGCGCGCCGAAGGAGAGGACGAGCGACTCGGGAGCCGCCAGTCTGGCCTCGAGGGCGGCCGTCGCGAACCCGCTGGGCTGGGACAGAAAGCCAAGCAGCGAGGTCTCGAGTTCGGCGAACTCGAGGTAGGAACCCTCGATCCGGAGGACGGGGCCGCCGTCGAACAGCTGGCCGTCGGGAAGCGCATCGACGTCGACGCCGCGCCCCTCGAACAGCGTTGCCACGTCTTTCACGCCGGTGAAGACGTCGAATTCCCCCGTTGGGAACTGATCGGCGGTGACTTCGGCGACGACGCGGGGGTTCTTGTCCGCGTGCTCGAGCGTCGCCCGCGTGCGCTCGAAGTACGCATCAGTCGCGTCCCCCTCGAGAATCGCCGCCGCGGGGACGGTTCCGAACGGATTTGACATATCGCCGGTTTCCCGCGGGAGACAAAAAAGCTACCCGTCTGCCGGCGCGCGCGGCGTCTTCGGTGGCCCGTCCGGCGACGCCGATGCGGACCGTCGCGACGCGTCGACTGGAGTCGGTTCGGAGATGCCTGCTGGCTCGAGGGTCGCTGTGGGCTCGAGGGCGGCCCCAGACGTGCGTTGGGTCGAGCCAGATTCGGCGGGGTGAATCGCCTCGAGGTCGTCGACGGTCGGCGCGCCGACGATTTCGACCGTCTCGCCGGTGACGGAAATGCGATACGCCCCCTCGAAGGCCTCGCCCTCGGGGATCCGGTAGACACCGTTTCCAGCAGTGTCGACCCGGTCGGCCCCGCGGTTCGCGAGGAGCTGTCGGTACGCATCGCCGAACGCAGCCGCGTCGGCGCGGCTCTCCCAGGCGAGCCGCCAGACGTGGCCGGTCCGATCCGACTCGTCCGTCCGCTGGTAGACGCGGATGCTATCACCGGCCCAGCCGGCCGTCGCGGAATGGGAGTAGTTGTACTGCGAGCGCTCGGTCGCCCCTTCGGTGAGCGGGCGCTCGATCACGCCGTTCGCCCAGAGCGTCGCGAACAGCGTGGCCTCGCCGATCGTCTCCGTCCGGGCCTCGCCGTCTCCACCGTCCGTGATCGGCCGCCACTCGTCGCTCGAGCGGTCCGGGATCGAGACATCGACCGGCTCGGTGGCCGGATAGCGCTCCGGGTGGATCAGCTGGGCGGTGCTCCGGGGCGGCGCCTCGTGGGCGGCGTCGACGGCGTCCCAACCGCCGCGGTCGTGAAGGTCAGTAACAAACGGCGGCCCCTCCGCATACGGCACGTAGATCGAGAGGAAGAGCCCGGCGTTGAACGGGAGATCGGCGAGCGTTTCACCCCCGGTCGCCGGCGGCTGTACGGCTGGCAGACACTGCCACTCGTCCCCGCACCGACGATCGTACCGACCGGGAACGACGCTCGCCTCGCCCTCGAGCAGGCCGTTTTCGGCGCGGATCCCGTCGATCGTCTCGCTCTCGCGAGCGATACCGAAGTGCTGGTCTTGCAGCGCGTGGGTCAGCTCGTGGACCAGGATCCGCCGGTCGATCCGGATCTCGTCGGTGTCGTCGGTGATAATGACGATCCGGTCGTTCACGTAGTAACCCTGGATGGAATCCCCGTAGAGATCGTCGAACGCCCGGTTGACGTCCGTCTCGCCGTCGACGACGAACGCCCCGCGCCAGATCTCGTTGGCGAACGCCGACGCGTTTCCGGTCCCGTCCGATCGCCGGTCGCGGTACTCGGCGCGGCTCATCACCTCGAGGTCGACATCGCGGTCGTATTTCAGCCCGCGGACGACCTCGATCCGGGCCATCGAGCGGTGTTTCACGGCCTCGAGTTGCGCCTCGGTGAGGCCGTCGCTCGCGTCGAATTCGAAGACGTCGTCGTGGGCGTACTCGCCGACGTGCCCGAGTTCGCGGTCCGCGTCGAACCCGTCGGGGGAGCCGGGAAGTGCACAGCCCGAGAGCACGACCAGTGCGACGACGGTGAACAGTCGGCCTCGGTTCATTGGATCACTGTTCGGCGAGATCGTGAAAGCGCCGTCGATCGGGCGGCAGCGAAAATGCGGTGTCGGTCAGTTTCGAGGACGGTACGTGGCTCGTTCGGTCCCCCGGTCACTGTCAGCGGCGGCCGACGGCGAACCAGGCCGCCGATCCGAGCAGTGCGAGCCCGATCGCGCCCGCTGCGGCCGTCACACCGAACCCGGGAATGGGGTCGGGAGCAGCTTCGGGTGCCGCGCCGGCCTCGACGTTCGACAGCTCTGCGACCGACGGGGCGCGGACGATCGTCACCGTCGTTCCGTTTTGCTCGAGGTAGTACGCGCCGGCGTACCCGCCGTCGTCGATCACGAAGGTGTCCTGGCGATCGTCGACCGCCTCGGAACCGTGGTTGTCGAGTAGCCGGCGGTAGCCGTCGAGGAACTCCTCGGAGTCCCCGGCCGACTGCCACTTCGTTCGCCAGACGTAGCCGGCCTCTCCAGCCGCGGCGGCGAAGTCGGTCTCGTTGTCGATCTCGTCGCTGGTGTAGACGACCAGCTCGTCGCCGGCCCAGCCGTCGGTAGCGGAATGGTCGTAGTTGTAGCTTCCGTCCTCACTGCCGAAGAGTTCGCTAGCGCTGATCACCGACGATTGGCTCCCGTCCATCGCGTCGGCGGCGAACATCGCGACCATGCCCGCTTCGCCGACGGTGTCGTTCGCCACCTCGCCGTCGACGGTGAGCTGTCGCCAGCCGCCGCTCGAGCGGTCGGGGACCGAGACGTCGATCGGCTCGCGCTCGGAACCGGGGTGGATCACGGCCGAGGTCGTCGCGGGCGGGTCGTCGTAGGCCGCATTGACCGCCGACCAGCCTTCACCCTGCCGGCGCAGGTGGTCGACGTAGTCGGGGCCGTCGCTGTAGGGCTGATAGACGGCGAAGTAGATGCCCCAGTTGACGTCGAAGGTTCCGGCCTGTTCCCCGCCGCTGGGGCTGAGACAGTCCCACTCGGAGCCACACCGCGCCTCGTACTCGCGTTCGACCCAACTGGCGTCGCCTTCGGCCAGCCCGTTGCCGGCCAATTCCGCGTCCTGCGTCGAGCCGTGGAGCTGCGACAGGTTGAAACGCTGGTCCTGCAGCGCGTGGACGAGTTCGTGGCCGAGCGTCAACTCGTCCAGTTCGGGCGTCTCGGGGTTCTCGGAGACGATGACGATCTCGTCCGTTTCGGGGTCGTAGTAGCCCTTGACGGCACCGCCGTACACCGTCTCGGTCGCGTCGGCCGCCGCCGTCTCCCGATCGACCGTGAACAGCGCCTCGTAGCCGACGTTCTGCTCGAGTCGTT is a window encoding:
- a CDS encoding nicotinate phosphoribosyltransferase; the protein is MSNPFGTVPAAAILEGDATDAYFERTRATLEHADKNPRVVAEVTADQFPTGEFDVFTGVKDVATLFEGRGVDVDALPDGQLFDGGPVLRIEGSYLEFAELETSLLGFLSQPSGFATAALEARLAAPESLVLSFGARHVHPSIATTVERAALLAGLDGFSHVAAGEILGREAGGTMPHALMFCFGEGNQAEAWTAFDEAVGEEVPRIALVDTFWDEKSESLLAAETLGDDLDGVRIDTTSSRRGDFRHIIREVRWELDARGHEDVDIFCSGGLKPETIRPLRDIADGFGVGSHITGADSVDFSLDIVEIEGDPISKRGKLSGVKEVYRTADGGHHVALADRDGPDEGEALFEPLIRDGEIVREFNLEAASERCLADAEAVGFDRSTPAVDR
- a CDS encoding Hvo_1808 family surface protein translates to MNRGRLFTVVALVVLSGCALPGSPDGFDADRELGHVGEYAHDDVFEFDASDGLTEAQLEAVKHRSMARIEVVRGLKYDRDVDLEVMSRAEYRDRRSDGTGNASAFANEIWRGAFVVDGETDVNRAFDDLYGDSIQGYYVNDRIVIITDDTDEIRIDRRILVHELTHALQDQHFGIARESETIDGIRAENGLLEGEASVVPGRYDRRCGDEWQCLPAVQPPATGGETLADLPFNAGLFLSIYVPYAEGPPFVTDLHDRGGWDAVDAAHEAPPRSTAQLIHPERYPATEPVDVSIPDRSSDEWRPITDGGDGEARTETIGEATLFATLWANGVIERPLTEGATERSQYNYSHSATAGWAGDSIRVYQRTDESDRTGHVWRLAWESRADAAAFGDAYRQLLANRGADRVDTAGNGVYRIPEGEAFEGAYRISVTGETVEIVGAPTVDDLEAIHPAESGSTQRTSGAALEPTATLEPAGISEPTPVDASRRSASASPDGPPKTPRAPADG
- a CDS encoding Hvo_1808 family surface protein — protein: MQPTRTCSSVALLAVVLAVMTVAGGLAGPLVATSSAAASDSASAAALDGATTAAPDGAAAATTDRPSVLESATASSAVAATQDARPENPSTEDTVGYVEGYWYDDELAVDGQSNAVVAEDELDPVLYRAMARVETIRNMTFADEVAVDVVSRETYRQTNEERFANYTAAERLEQNVGYEALFTVDRETAAADATETVYGGAVKGYYDPETDEIVIVSENPETPELDELTLGHELVHALQDQRFNLSQLHGSTQDAELAGNGLAEGDASWVEREYEARCGSEWDCLSPSGGEQAGTFDVNWGIYFAVYQPYSDGPDYVDHLRRQGEGWSAVNAAYDDPPATTSAVIHPGSEREPIDVSVPDRSSGGWRQLTVDGEVANDTVGEAGMVAMFAADAMDGSQSSVISASELFGSEDGSYNYDHSATDGWAGDELVVYTSDEIDNETDFAAAAGEAGYVWRTKWQSAGDSEEFLDGYRRLLDNHGSEAVDDRQDTFVIDDGGYAGAYYLEQNGTTVTIVRAPSVAELSNVEAGAAPEAAPDPIPGFGVTAAAGAIGLALLGSAAWFAVGRR